CGAATCTGACAACACTCTTTCCTATTTTCTATCGAATCATAGAAACTAAAACGCCCTTTTTCGCGCTCTAATTGGGCTACTGTGTCGGCTTGGGGTTCGAAAATTTCTATTTTCTGTCCGTAATAATTTTGAGTTTGGTGTAAAAGTTCTTCTGTTTCTTTAAACAACCTACCTGTTTGCAAGGTGAAAATAGTGATAGGCAATTTATTTTGAAAGATAAAATGCGTAACAAGTTGGTCTTCCAAACCCAAACTTGTAGAGAAACAGACTTGTTGCGGAAACTGCTCCGCCAAAAATGCAAGGGCAGCTTCGGGCAAAAGTGTTTCTAAGCCTTTAAGAGGTGGCAGGTTTTTCATTTGTATTGTATTTGTATTGTATTTTTATTGCAAAATAAAATTATTAAATAGGCAAGTATTGATAAAGCATCTTCAAGCTCGAAAGCACAACCAAAAGCGCGACGGCTATCATCATCGGACGCGGTGGCAGACGGCGTGTAAGTTTGGTAGCCGTAGGGGTAGCCAAAAGACTTCCCAAAACTAAACCCACAATTACGTCTAAATTTGTCATGCCTATGTGCATAAATAAGATAAGAGAAGCCATAGTATTGACTACAAATTTTGCTACACAAGACGTACCTACTACATAGTTTAGATTTTGCCGTTTTTGCATCAATTCGGAAGTTACGATAGGTCCCCAGCCGCTGCCTGAAAAAGCCGCCGAAAAGCCCCCTATCAGACCCAAAGGAAAAAGCCCTGCGGTCTGCTTTTTTTCTTTTTTGCCCTTAGAAAAGGCATGAGAAAAAAGTCGCAATCCTACAAAAAGCGTATAAATTGCCAACGCCCCATACGCCCATTCTTGATAGGCAGCACTGATGGAAAGCAAGAGCAAAGCACCCAAAATCGCCCCTATCAGACCCGCTCCTGCCAAATAGTAAAGCATTTTTTTATTTACATTTCCAAAGCGATAATGTGCATAGCCACTCATTGCATTCGAGATAACACCCGAAGTATTGATGCTGCTGCTAATTGCCGCCACAGGCAGACCCGCCCACATCATAGAAGTTGCACAAACGACGCAATAGCCCATACCGATACTGCCATTGATGAGTTGTGCCATATATCCTACCAACATCATAAGCAAAATTTGAGGCAATATTTTAATAAAAATATTCTGTAAAGTCTGCCAAGTAGGTAGTTCTCTACCGCTTAAAAAGGTAGAAAAACTAACTTTATTTTCATCAAAGTACGCCAAAAGCACCAGTAGCCCAAAGGCTAACAAGACCAAAAGCAAGTAGGCAACAAATTGCAAAATCTGCCTTTTATAGACATTGAAAAAAGAAGCGGTAAGCATCTCTTTTTCAGAAACTTGTATCTGCATTTTCTTATCTTTTTTGAACCGTCGCTGAGGCTGTTAGCCGTCAGCGAGGTTTTTTGTTTTTTTGAAATAAACAATTTCATTTCAATCCAACTTAGGACAAGGCTGTGCCTTGTCCCTACTTGAACAGAGGCTGTTAGCCGTCAGCGAGGTTTTTGTTTTTTTAGATGTTTCGCCTCGCCGACGGCTAAATAACATTAAGCTAATTCTTCTACAAATACTTTTTCAAAAGCCTGAATAAAATCGGCTTTGATGTCCTCGATGTGTTCTATACCCACCGAAACGCGCAAGAGCGACGGCACTACGCCTGCCGAAATTTGCTCGGCTTCGGAAAGTTGCTGGTGCGTAGTGGAGGCAGGGTGAATGATAAGCGTTTTGGCATCTCCGACATTTGCCAAATGGCTAACCAAATTGAGGCTATTGACAAACTTTTCGGCATTTTCCTTTCCGCCCTTTATTTCAAAAGAAAGTACGCCGCCGAAACCGTTTTTTAAATATTTCTTGGCTAAATTGTGATATGGGCTACTTTCTAAACCCGGATAATGTACCTTTTGTACCAAATCGTGTCTTTCCAACCATTTTGCTAAGGCTAAGGCATTATCCACATGACGCTGCACGCGCAGGGAAAGCGTTTCCAAACCTTGCAACAATAGGAAAGAATTGAACGGACTTAAGGCAGCCCCCAAATCTCGCAAGCCCTCGACACGCGCACGAATAGCAAAGGCAATATTTGGCAGCCCCAAAGGGTTTCCTTCTCCAAAAACGTCCCAAAACTTCAGACCATGATAGCCTTCCGAAGGCTCTGTAAATTGTGGGAATTTACCATTTGCCCAATTAAAATTGCCACCATCTACGATAACGCCCCCTATGCTTGTGCCATGACCGCCAATCCACTTGGTAGCCGAAGCCGTTACGATATTTGCCCCATGTGCAAGCGGACGGAAAAGATAGCCTCCTGCGCCAAAGGTATTATCCACCACTAAGGGAATTTGATGACGCTGTGCCAAAGCCGCAACTGCCTCAAAATCAGGAATATTAAACTCTGGATTGCCGATAGTTTCGATATAAATGGCTTTCGTTTTTTCATCAATCAGACGCTCGAAAGAGGCAACTTTATCGCCATCTGCAAAGCGAACTTCTATGCCTAAGCGTTTGAAGGCTACTTTAAACTGGTTGTAAGTGCCACCATATAGATAAGAAGTAGAAACAAAATTGTCGCCTGCTTGTAAAATATTGTTTAAAGCCAAAAACTGCGCCGCCTGCCCCGAAGCCGTTGCTAAGGCTGCTACCCCCCCTTCGAGGGCAGCTATACGCTTCTCGAAAACGTCAGTAGTGGGGTTCATGATGCGTGTGTAAATGTTGCCAAATTCTTTGAGCGCGAAAAGATTTGCGCCATGGGCAGCATCTTTAAAGACGTAAGAGGTAGTCTGATAAATCGGTACAGCGCGTGAGCCTGTGGTAGGGTCTGCTTCCTGTCCTGCGTGTAATTGCAAGGTTTCGAAATGAAGAGGAGTAGCCATGCGAAAGAGAGTTTGGGGTGAAAGATGAAATTTATTTGAAATTAGACTGAATAAAGATTGCTTCGGATATAAAAACTTGACTTTGTGCAGCAAAGCACCTTGATTTTCAAAATATGAAAATAGGGTATAAAAAAAAGCCACTATATTGGAGCTCTTATCGGTTCGATGCTTCTTTGGGAAAGGTGTTGTAAGCAGAGGGGCTTAGACAACCGCAGCAAAAAGCACAAACGAAAGAGCCTTCAAAGGAGGCTTAACAACAGCAACAACAACAAGAATGGATTGGATTTTCAGGAATAGCCAAGTAGGAGATGGAAGCACCGTTTTCTATTAGGTGCAAGGGGCTATCAAAAATGCTGAAAGGGAGGCTTTTGTTTTTCATTTCAAAAATGATTTATATGTCCTGAATGAAGGTAGGAGTTAGCACCTTGTCTATTGACAGGTTGCCAGTACGTCGCAGAGCCTATTCTCTCGGTACTTCTGTATAAATGTAGGACAAAGTAAATGCTTTTTTTTCAGACCACCAAATTTCAGCGCGTTTTTTTTCGTATTTTTTTTCAAATTAGCCCTAAAATGCGTTCCAGCGGCTTTTTTACAAAAAAAACCTGCAAGGTTAGGCGCACCTTGCAGGTTTTTGTTTTCCATTTTTTTTTACTATTCCCCCACCATCACAAAAGCTCCCCAATAGTAGGGTTCGGGAAATTGTGCTTTGAGCGCAAGTTGTGCTGATAGAAAGGCTTGGCGTTTGGTCTTGCCCGCCAATAGGTTTTTGTAAAATTCGGTCATCAACATTTGAGTTGCCTCATCGGATACTTTCCACAAAGACATCAAAACTGTTTTTGCACCCGCCTGTTGAAAGGCTCGCTGCAAACCAAAGACCCCTTCGCCATTTTGAATGTCGCCCAAACCCGTTTCGCAGGCAGAAAGTACGACCAATTCAGTGTTATCGAGGTTCAAACTAAGGGCTTCTTCGGCGGTCAGAACGCCATCTTCGCCCTCCGCTTTTGGATTTTCACAACCTGCTAAAAGCAGTCCCGAACGCCAAAGCGGATTCTCTAAGACTTTATTGCGCATTACCTCCTGCATATTTTCCACACCCTTGTCTTTGAGAGGGGGTATAAAAAAACCATGCGTAGCGATATGCAGAATAGTAGGCGCAACCAGTTTTTTAAGATTTCCCTCGCTTGCTTTTTCCTTTATATAAATTTGAGAAGGAAGCTTTTTTTGATTAAAAAATTCGGCAATAGCCTCAACTTCACGTTTAGTACCATACAAGACGCTCACCTGCCTACCCGCAATTTTTTGGATAGCGGAAAAGTTGCGGTCTTGCACCTGCGTTTTTTGCTCGGTCTGCTCTAAATTATAGGTAGGAAAACCCACCAGATAAGCCTGATAATTTTCAAAATTCTGACTTAAATCTTTTTCTTTTGTCCCCAATTCTATCAAATCACGACTCGTACCGATAAGCTGAATATTTTGATTTTCTAATACAAACTGTTCATTTTCAGGGTCTTGCAAAGTATTGAGGCTGATTTGGTGATACACGCCATCGGGCGAAAAGTAAATTTTAGCGAAACCCTTTTTATTGAGTTGCTTTAATTTTGAGGCGATTGGCTGCCAATATTGAAGATACGAATTAGCATCTTTAAGTTTGAATTGGATAGCATTTTTATAAAAACTTAAATGCTTACTTTCTAAATCTTTTCCGTTTTCTAAGATAAGCATTTCAGGCTGTTTTTTGGTCTTATTGGTTAGAAAAAGGGCGACATATATCGTATCTTGAATACTGCCACCTAAGCTATCGTAGCCTACTGTACGAAGGGTTCGGATAATTTCTATCACGACCTGATTTTTACCCAACTTTTGCTTTACCTGCTGCCATTGGTAGTTTTTCGTCTGTACATTTTGGGCAAAAAGAGTAGAGCGTTTTGAAAGACTTTTTTCAAGTTGATTGATAGCCGTAGCCATAGAATCAAGGCTTGTTACATCTTTTTCGGCTACTAAGCCACTCTTTTCGAGCAATTTGTTATAGCTGCTTTTCTGATTTTTCCAATTCTCAAAATCTGCTATCAAAGTGCTATCTCCGCTGCCCAATATCTGTTTGCGCATCTTTTGTGTGGAAGAAAAGACCAAACTCTTCATAAAAAGGTTTTGATTGTAAAGTTCGCCTATTACGCTCGGCTTCTCTTTGGAATAAGCAATCGCCCAATCCTGCGAACCATTGAAAACGTTCCTAATACTGGCAAGATAGGACATCTTCTCACTTTCGGAAAAAGTAGGCAGAAGACTGCTTATTTGTGCGATTTTAGTATTTACCACTTCTAAATACAAGGGTTCAGCCTTAGCATATAAGCCTTGTTCCTGATATAAAGATGCCAAAAAAATACAGCTCTGGGCATAATCGGGGTGAAATGTGCCTGATGTTTTCGCTTGAATATCTTTTGCTGTCATAAACAAGGCTTCCGCTTTTTCATACAAACCTTGCATTTGATATAAGAACCCCAAATTGCCACAACAAGCCGCATAATTAGGATGCTCTCTGCCCAAAGTTTGTGCCATAGCCTCCTTCGCCTCTACAAAGAGTGCCTCTGCCTCACTAAATTTTCTTTGGTCTCGATAGATTACGGCTAAATCGTTGCAGGAATTAGCATAATCTGGACTATTTTTCCCAGACGCACTTTCTCTGATATTTTTTACTTCTATAAACAAAGTTTCCGCTTTTTCATACAAACGCTGATTGTAATACAATATCCCCAGCCTACTGCAAGCAACCGCATAAGTTGGGCTATTTTGTCCATAAAGATTTGCTCTAATATTTTTTGCTTCTATCAGTAAGGGTTCTGCTTTGGTGTATAAACCTTGTTCCAGATATAATGCTCCCAAATTAATGAGGCAAGATGTTGAATAATATTTGCCTTCCTTGCCTACAACACGCTCTTGAATTTCTCTTGCCTCTAACAATAACAGCTCTGCCTCTTCATATTTGCCTTGTAATAAATAAACTAAACCCAAATCGTTGCAGGCATTTCCATAAGTTTTTGTTATTTTGCCAAACTCTTTTTCGGCTTGCTCTCTGACTCGCTCGAAAAGTTTAGTTGCGGTTTCGTATTGCCCTTGTTCAAGAGCCTTACCTGCCGCTTGGTCAAGAGCTTTCCAACTATTGGGGTCGAGTAGCGATTTCTCACTTTCTAATTGCCCTTTGTTGTAAATTGCTTCCTTTTCTTTATTGCCCTCTTCGTCGTAATAAATAACAACGCCGTCCATTATGTCTTGGGGGCGGTCTGCCAATAAAGTTGCCTCCATCTGCACCCTGCCATCGCGATATAAGTCTTTGACGATACCAACGGGCTTATCGTCTTGGTAGGCTATAAGACGGTAGTAGGCAACATTGGCAGTATCAGTAATGACGTTCCAACCCTTGTCGTAAAGGATTGTCCATTGTCCCTGCCTCTTGCCCTCTTTGTCAGTTAGGTTTGGATTGTTAGGAATAGATTGGGCAGACAAAACGCTTCCTAAAAGGAAAAAACAGGCAAAGCCTAAAAGAAAGGACAAAAGTTTGATATTTTTCATGATATTTTTCTAAAAGCAATAAACATATAAAAAGTAGGGTAAAATTTTATAGCTTAGTTTTGTCTTTTTTATTGTGAAGTCTAAAAATCACCTTGCTGCACCTGCAAACGATACACATAAAGCGTAGGATTTTTTTCTTGACTCAATGCCCAACGGCTACTCTGCAAAAAATCGACGTTGGAAAAAATCGTATCCGCCTTCGAAATGCGCAAGTGCTGTAATGCCTCGATGCGGCTTTGACTCTGATTGGGGCTTGCTTCGGGCAGGTTTTGTAGGAAAATTGCCTTTTTGGTATTCGGTGCAATTCTGATGCGGCGAAGACTATCGGGGTATTGACGGACAAAGATGCTCTCGGTTTCGAGGTACTCTACTACTAAGGTGCTTTCGGTAAGATTCTCAACTTCATACTTGTAACCATAAATCGGGTCGCAGGCAGCAAGCAGTACGAAGGCTATTATTAAAAAAAAGTATCGCTTTTTCATGTCAAATCTAAATTCTGATGCCAATCACTAAAACGTCATCGATTTGCTTCTGCATGCCCTTCCAATTTTGATAGGCTTTGTCTAAGGCTTCGCGCTGCTCCTGTGCAGGAAGGGTATGGATACGCTCCAAAAGTTGTTTGAACTTGCTTTTGGAATATTTCTTGTTTTCTGTGCCGCCAAATTGGTCCCAGAAGCCGTCTGTGGTTAGGTAAATCATAGTACCTTTTTCAGGTGCTAAAAAATGATTCGTAAAGAGCTTTTCTTCGTTGTGCAGCATTGTACCACCAATAGAAAACTTATCCCCTCTGACCTCTTGTGAGCCTCGCTCATTGACGATAAAGATAGAATTTTTCGCACCCGAAAAGATGATTTTCCTGTTTTTAAGGTCTAAATTGATAAGTGCCAAATCCATACCTTCGCGGCTCTTCAAAGAAGGACCATGCTCATGCTCGATAATTTGGTCTTGTTTGAGCCACTCTATAATTTCCTGATTCATTTCGGTCAGAATTTGAGCAGGCTCGGTAATTTTCTTGACTTTTACATTTTGCTCTAAAAGCGCAAATCCGACTACCGACATAAACGCGCCCGGCACGCCATGACCCGTACAATCTACAACCGCCAAGATAGAGGACGTTTCCGTATGGGTACACCAATAGAAATCGCCAGAAACAATGTCGCGCGGCTTGAAGTAGATAAAATAATCGGCAAAAGCCAAATCAAATTCGGAATTTGAAGGAATAATGGCATCTTGAATACGCTGCGCCGAGCGGATACTGCCCGTAACTTTGCGATTGCTTTCCTCGATGAGATTGCGCTGCTTTTCTACATTTGCCTTTTCTGTTTCGAGTTCGAAGGTGCGCTCCTGCACTTTGTCTTCCAAGATTTTCTTCTTACGCTCAACGCGATAGACACGAATCTTATAGATAAGATAGACCAATAAGAAAATTAAAATCAAGGCACTTCCCATTGCCCAAGTTTCGCGATACCAAGGATTTTGGATAATGATGACCACTTTGATAGGCTCTTTTGTGAAAATGCCATCAGAATTAGAACCAAAGACTTTAAAGGTATAAACACCGGGGTCTATGTTGGTGTAAATAGCCGAGCCGACGTTGGTTTCTGTCCAATAATTGGTAGGGTCGAAGCCTTCTAATTTGTACTTATAGCGATTTCTTTCAGGGAAAGAATAGTGCAGGGCAGCAAATTCGAAAGAAAATGAATTTTGGTCGTGCAGCAAAAAGATAGTATCCGTTTGGCTAATATGCTCTGAAAGCACACTCTTTTCTGCCCCTACCTGCACGCTTCTATTGCTCAATTTAAAATCGGTAAAAATGATAGGAGCGCGATAGGCGTTTGCCTCGATTTTATCAGGGTGAAAATAGTTAAGCCCATTGATGCCACCAAAAAACATCTCGCCTTTGCTATTTTTGAAGGCTGCCCCTGCATTAAATTCGTTGCTTTGTAGTCCGTCCTGAATGTTGAAGTTGGTAAAAAGGGTATCGCGTGGGCTAAATTTGCTTAGTCCGTTATTGGTGCTAAACCAGAGATTGCCCTTTAAGTCGGCAAGGACTTCATAGAGTACGTTATTGGGCAGTCCCTCGCTTTCTGTGTAGTGAATGAACGTGCCTTTTTCCTTGTCGGTCATTTTATTAAGCCCGCCGCCATTGGTCAAGACCCATAAATCGCCTTGTTCAGACTCATAGACGGGATAGATGCGGTTGGTGCTAATAGAATAGGGGTCGTTGGGGTCGGTTTTGTAGGCTATAAATTCGCCTGTTTCGGGATTGAAACGGTTAAGACCGCCGCCATGGGTGCTAATCCAGAAGATACCGTTTTTATCCTCGTGAATCCCCTTTACACGATTGCTCGAAATGGATTGGGGGTTTAGAGGGTCGTGTGTGTATCGCTTAAAGGCTTCTTTTTCAGGCAGATACAAATTCAAGCCGTGATATTCTGTACCCAACCAGATGCGCCCTTTGGAATCTTGGAAAAAGACGCGCACAGGATTACCCGAAAGGCTGCTGCTATCTTGCGCGTTGTGTGTATAACGCTTGCCTGTGGGCAGCGAAAGAGAAGCCGTAGGATTGCTATATTTGAAAACGCCTACACTTGTCGCGACCCACATATTTCTATCGCGGTCTTCAAAAATCTTATAGACGATATTTCCTTTGTGTTCATTGTCAAAATTGGCATATCGCAGGTTTCGGTCTAATTTGTTCAAGCCCGTCTGTGTGCCTATCCAAAGAATCCCGAAGCGGTCTTCATGCACACAGCGGATAAGATTATCGGTAAGCCCATTGGAGGCGACATTGTAAGTGCCAAATTTGGTACGGCTTCTATCAAACTTATTAAGTCCGTTGCCCTCTGTCCCAATCCAAAGGATACCTGCTTGGTCTTCATAAATGGACAAAATGGCATCACCCGCCAAACTGTACGGGTCGCAGACATTGCTCTTGTAAGTATTGAGGCGCGAGTTGGGTTTGAGGTAATTATAGGTCAGGAGTCCGTCGCTGGGTGTTCCTATCCATATCAAATCTTTAGAGTCTAAAAGGAGCGTGGAAATATTGAGCGTTTTGTTTTGTACGACATCTATATAAGTATCGCCTGTGCGCTCTTTTTTGAAAAAACCATCTGCACCGCCAAGCCAAAGCGAACCTTGCCTATCCATAATCATTTTGCTGATGCGATAGCGTTCAAAAGTTCTATCTTTGAAAAGAGAATCGCTCATATCAAATCGTGCTACCCCTGCACGCGAGGCAACCCAAAGATTTCCCAAACCATCTTCTAAAATAGAGGTAATGTGATTAGCTGCGTCTGTGGTGGCAGCAAAAACGCGAAAGCGTCCGCTTTTTCGGTCTAATAGGTTTAGCCCTGCATCTGTTCCTACCCAGAGATTGCCCTTGCTGTCTTCAAAAATGCAGCGGACGTAATTATTGGAAAGAGAATAGGGTTCTTTTATATCCGAAAAATAGCGCGTAAAGCGTTGTTTTTCAAAGTCAAATTGATTGAGTCCGCCTTCTGTTCCTATCCAAAGGATTCCACTTTTATCTTCATAAATGGTCAGAATGTAGTTATCGGAAAGCGAATTGAGATTGTCTATGATGCGCTTGTACTGTTTGAAGCGTTGTCCGTCGTATTGATTCAGACCGTCCTGTGTGCCTATCCAAAGCAAACCGCGCGAATCTTGTAAGATGGCATTAGGGGAATTTTGAGAAAGCCCCACTTGCGCCGTAATATGCTCAAAAAATGTAGAGCCTTGCGCCCTTACCGTTCCTACCTGCGCTGCCATTGCCACGAGCAAAATAGACAAAGAAACGCACCACTTTTCGGAAAAAGTGAAGGCGACTGCCTTGTTTATTTTTTGGCTAAGGCTCTCAAAAACGGCAAAAAGTGTGGTATATAAAGGTAACAAGGGGTTGGAATAGCTTTTATAGAAATAGGGTAGTAGGAAGGAATAAAGATGCCCTCGCCTTTCGCAAAGGGGCAAAATTGAAGGAGTAGGACGTACTTCAATTCGAGGGCAATTTAAAACTTTTTTCCCATTGCGTCGCTATTTTTTTTAGAAAAAAATGCAGAGCCAACTCAAAAAGCGACAAAAGCCGACAAAAAAGCGATAGAAAAGCAAGAAAAAAGGGTTTGTGGGGCTTCAAATACCTATTTGCACTGACTTTTTTGTATTTGATAGAGCTTCTCTAAACGGTCAGTGTTGGCAGGCTCTAATAAAGACTTGGCTTTCGCCAAATCTTCGGCGGCGGCGGCGCAATTTCCCAACTTTATTCTCACTTCTGCTCGCCACAAATAGACAAAATCCACCTCCGTAGTTTCAATTACTTTGGTTAGGTCTGCCTCCGCCTCTTGATACTTGCCTACTGAAAGGTAGGAATAAGCGCGGTCGAAGCGTGTTACCGTATTGTCTGCTGCCTCTATTACTTTTGTGAAATAGGCGAGTGCTTCGTTGTGTCGATTCAGTTTTGACCAAATATTGCCAATTATCAAAGAAGCATAATTGGGATTTACGTTAAATGTCCAACTCATATCGGGGTCTTCTACCATACGGTAAAAAAGAAACTCTCCGTTAGGCTCTTCTTCTTTGCCCATCTTTTGTAGGCAGAGGTCTGCCTTGTCATACGCCTTCTGGTGATAATAGATGTCTGCTAACCAAAATAGGGATTCATCAATCCGCATGATTCCACCATGAAGCTTGTCGCCCTTATTGACAACAAAGGCAAACTTTTGAATCGCTGCCTGATAATCGTCCAATGCTTTTTTAGACAAAGCATAAAAGAAATAAGTATCTGCATAAGGGTCTTGAAGGGCGATTGCCTTTTCGTAGTACATCACCGCCGTTTGGTAATCTTCTTTATCATAAGCAGCATGACCCTTACTTGAAAAAGAAAGCACCACTTCCATTTCCTCCTCCGTCATATCCATATTTTGAGCAAAGGCTTCACTAAAAAAGGCTCTTTGAAAGAAGAACGCAAGCACAACAGCTAAAACGAGATAGATTTTGTTTTTCATTTTGCAAAAATTAAAATAAAGAAAGAGATAAAAAAGAAGGTCAAAGCTATTTTCATAGCCTATACAAAAACGCTTATGCAGCCTCTGAGTTGCAGCACTGCCTCATTTCATGCAAGCCCATGCAACAAACACAAAGCAAAACGCACTACCGACCATTACAATAGGTTTCATTTCAAAAACTTGCCGTATCTTTAAAGCCAAATTTAACGTTCCCTTTTAGAGGGCAATATTTTCACCCTATTTTTATTTACAATGGCATTATTAAAAGGAAAAAATGTACTTATCACAGGTGCTTCGCGTGGCATTGGCAGGGCGATGGCGATTCGCTTTGCCGAGCAGGGGGCTAATGTAGGCTTTACCTACCTTTCGAGCGTGGAAAAAGGCGAGGCATTGGTCAAAGAATTGGAGGCTTTCGGGGTAAAAGCCAAAGGCTACCGCTCCGACGCTGCCGACTATGAGGCTTCCGAAGCCCTTATCAAAGATTTTACCAGCGATTTTTCTACCCTCGATGCCCTTATCAACAATGCAGGCATTACGCGCGATACGCTCCTTATGCGCATGAGCGAGGCACAATGGGACGAAGTTTTGCGTGTCAATTTGAAGTCCGTTTTCAATCTGACCAAAGCCGCCACGCGCGTCTTTTTGAAGCAAAAATTTGGCTCTATCATCAACCTGACCTCTGTGGTAGGCATCAAAGGCAATGCGGGACAAGCCAACTACGCCGCCTCGAAAGCGGGAATTATCGGCTTTACCAAATCGGTAGCCTTAGAATTAGGCTCGCGCAATATCCGTTGCAACGCCATTGCACCGGGTTTTATCGAAACTGAAATGACGGCGGAATTAGACGAAAAAATG
The Hugenholtzia roseola DSM 9546 DNA segment above includes these coding regions:
- a CDS encoding phosphoadenylyl-sulfate reductase, whose product is MKNLPPLKGLETLLPEAALAFLAEQFPQQVCFSTSLGLEDQLVTHFIFQNKLPITIFTLQTGRLFKETEELLHQTQNYYGQKIEIFEPQADTVAQLEREKGRFSFYDSIENRKECCQIRKVEPLQRALSGFRVWVTGIRAQHSENRQNLPIWEWDEKFNLYKFHPLLHWTYEEVFDTIKKQQIPYNPLHEQGFVSIGCEPCTRAVKAGEDFRAGRWWWESSQQKECGLHTKS
- a CDS encoding sulfite exporter TauE/SafE family protein; protein product: MQIQVSEKEMLTASFFNVYKRQILQFVAYLLLVLLAFGLLVLLAYFDENKVSFSTFLSGRELPTWQTLQNIFIKILPQILLMMLVGYMAQLINGSIGMGYCVVCATSMMWAGLPVAAISSSINTSGVISNAMSGYAHYRFGNVNKKMLYYLAGAGLIGAILGALLLLSISAAYQEWAYGALAIYTLFVGLRLFSHAFSKGKKEKKQTAGLFPLGLIGGFSAAFSGSGWGPIVTSELMQKRQNLNYVVGTSCVAKFVVNTMASLILFMHIGMTNLDVIVGLVLGSLLATPTATKLTRRLPPRPMMIAVALLVVLSSLKMLYQYLPI
- a CDS encoding O-acetylhomoserine aminocarboxypropyltransferase/cysteine synthase family protein — translated: MATPLHFETLQLHAGQEADPTTGSRAVPIYQTTSYVFKDAAHGANLFALKEFGNIYTRIMNPTTDVFEKRIAALEGGVAALATASGQAAQFLALNNILQAGDNFVSTSYLYGGTYNQFKVAFKRLGIEVRFADGDKVASFERLIDEKTKAIYIETIGNPEFNIPDFEAVAALAQRHQIPLVVDNTFGAGGYLFRPLAHGANIVTASATKWIGGHGTSIGGVIVDGGNFNWANGKFPQFTEPSEGYHGLKFWDVFGEGNPLGLPNIAFAIRARVEGLRDLGAALSPFNSFLLLQGLETLSLRVQRHVDNALALAKWLERHDLVQKVHYPGLESSPYHNLAKKYLKNGFGGVLSFEIKGGKENAEKFVNSLNLVSHLANVGDAKTLIIHPASTTHQQLSEAEQISAGVVPSLLRVSVGIEHIEDIKADFIQAFEKVFVEELA
- a CDS encoding CHAT domain-containing protein; its protein translation is MKNIKLLSFLLGFACFFLLGSVLSAQSIPNNPNLTDKEGKRQGQWTILYDKGWNVITDTANVAYYRLIAYQDDKPVGIVKDLYRDGRVQMEATLLADRPQDIMDGVVIYYDEEGNKEKEAIYNKGQLESEKSLLDPNSWKALDQAAGKALEQGQYETATKLFERVREQAEKEFGKITKTYGNACNDLGLVYLLQGKYEEAELLLLEAREIQERVVGKEGKYYSTSCLINLGALYLEQGLYTKAEPLLIEAKNIRANLYGQNSPTYAVACSRLGILYYNQRLYEKAETLFIEVKNIRESASGKNSPDYANSCNDLAVIYRDQRKFSEAEALFVEAKEAMAQTLGREHPNYAACCGNLGFLYQMQGLYEKAEALFMTAKDIQAKTSGTFHPDYAQSCIFLASLYQEQGLYAKAEPLYLEVVNTKIAQISSLLPTFSESEKMSYLASIRNVFNGSQDWAIAYSKEKPSVIGELYNQNLFMKSLVFSSTQKMRKQILGSGDSTLIADFENWKNQKSSYNKLLEKSGLVAEKDVTSLDSMATAINQLEKSLSKRSTLFAQNVQTKNYQWQQVKQKLGKNQVVIEIIRTLRTVGYDSLGGSIQDTIYVALFLTNKTKKQPEMLILENGKDLESKHLSFYKNAIQFKLKDANSYLQYWQPIASKLKQLNKKGFAKIYFSPDGVYHQISLNTLQDPENEQFVLENQNIQLIGTSRDLIELGTKEKDLSQNFENYQAYLVGFPTYNLEQTEQKTQVQDRNFSAIQKIAGRQVSVLYGTKREVEAIAEFFNQKKLPSQIYIKEKASEGNLKKLVAPTILHIATHGFFIPPLKDKGVENMQEVMRNKVLENPLWRSGLLLAGCENPKAEGEDGVLTAEEALSLNLDNTELVVLSACETGLGDIQNGEGVFGLQRAFQQAGAKTVLMSLWKVSDEATQMLMTEFYKNLLAGKTKRQAFLSAQLALKAQFPEPYYWGAFVMVGE
- a CDS encoding two-component regulator propeller domain-containing protein encodes the protein MLPLYTTLFAVFESLSQKINKAVAFTFSEKWCVSLSILLVAMAAQVGTVRAQGSTFFEHITAQVGLSQNSPNAILQDSRGLLWIGTQDGLNQYDGQRFKQYKRIIDNLNSLSDNYILTIYEDKSGILWIGTEGGLNQFDFEKQRFTRYFSDIKEPYSLSNNYVRCIFEDSKGNLWVGTDAGLNLLDRKSGRFRVFAATTDAANHITSILEDGLGNLWVASRAGVARFDMSDSLFKDRTFERYRISKMIMDRQGSLWLGGADGFFKKERTGDTYIDVVQNKTLNISTLLLDSKDLIWIGTPSDGLLTYNYLKPNSRLNTYKSNVCDPYSLAGDAILSIYEDQAGILWIGTEGNGLNKFDRSRTKFGTYNVASNGLTDNLIRCVHEDRFGILWIGTQTGLNKLDRNLRYANFDNEHKGNIVYKIFEDRDRNMWVATSVGVFKYSNPTASLSLPTGKRYTHNAQDSSSLSGNPVRVFFQDSKGRIWLGTEYHGLNLYLPEKEAFKRYTHDPLNPQSISSNRVKGIHEDKNGIFWISTHGGGLNRFNPETGEFIAYKTDPNDPYSISTNRIYPVYESEQGDLWVLTNGGGLNKMTDKEKGTFIHYTESEGLPNNVLYEVLADLKGNLWFSTNNGLSKFSPRDTLFTNFNIQDGLQSNEFNAGAAFKNSKGEMFFGGINGLNYFHPDKIEANAYRAPIIFTDFKLSNRSVQVGAEKSVLSEHISQTDTIFLLHDQNSFSFEFAALHYSFPERNRYKYKLEGFDPTNYWTETNVGSAIYTNIDPGVYTFKVFGSNSDGIFTKEPIKVVIIIQNPWYRETWAMGSALILIFLLVYLIYKIRVYRVERKKKILEDKVQERTFELETEKANVEKQRNLIEESNRKVTGSIRSAQRIQDAIIPSNSEFDLAFADYFIYFKPRDIVSGDFYWCTHTETSSILAVVDCTGHGVPGAFMSVVGFALLEQNVKVKKITEPAQILTEMNQEIIEWLKQDQIIEHEHGPSLKSREGMDLALINLDLKNRKIIFSGAKNSIFIVNERGSQEVRGDKFSIGGTMLHNEEKLFTNHFLAPEKGTMIYLTTDGFWDQFGGTENKKYSKSKFKQLLERIHTLPAQEQREALDKAYQNWKGMQKQIDDVLVIGIRI